One Bombus fervidus isolate BK054 chromosome 2, iyBomFerv1, whole genome shotgun sequence DNA segment encodes these proteins:
- the LOC139997794 gene encoding uncharacterized protein: MIIYLNLIGLYFLLIIQSSTCDICSTCSCTILMNKEQEINCHGKYLGNNDMFNFDLLTLDNYQVLNKLVLSKNNIVNLPTNLLKKLQSLRSLDLSENIIEEIYTTMFINLNNLEDLNLSKNALRIFDDSLLEVLPALLSLNLSYNHINSIEYLMNKTTTKINTLDLSHNNISSLSKIFLESLINLQYLDLSFNSIHSLEDCSLTVLNSLKAIHINNNFIITLNMQALPKTLIELHSGYNQISKILYNLDYIEVLNLQHNNISELHANIITDNLQHLNISGNMLSSFPNVISENLKVLDISNNKLTYVPEVISIKNFPLLFHFDVSQNPIENLTISSDLKLNSFIASKMSMLKAIDESTLANLRSPSNGCIHLTISNNKMLSFIHKDALRYMTLCSLDLSNNQLSYVAKELVVRNNNSMIYSVNLQRNPFICNCTLQWMLSDLVPQLYSIQPHLLDDLRCASPPEMSNIRMVHWYGWKDEIFCVNTSVFKENLAMNVANVMSNEVVHFDSSTGLLVVVGIATTVLTLLIVGGILWTQRITIRKRRVNRKF, encoded by the exons atgattatttatttaaatttaattggattatatttcttattgatAATACAAAGTTCTACATGTGATATATGTTCAACATGTTCCTGTACAATCCTAa tGAATAAAGAACAGGAAATTAACTGCcatggaaaatatttaggGAATAatgatatgtttaattttgaTTTGTTAACATTAGACAATTATCAAGTATTGAACAAACTTGTTTTATCTAAAAACAATATAGTTAATTTACCTACAAATCTATTGAAGAAGTTACAATCTTTAAGAAGTTTAGatttatctgaaaatattatagaagaaatatatacaacaATGTTTATAAACTTGAACAATCTCGAAGATCTAAATCTTTCTAAAAATGCATTAAGAATTTTTGATGATTCGTTGTTGGAAGTACTTCCTGCATTGTTATCATTAAACCTTAgttataatcatataaattcaatagaatatttaatgaacAAAACTACAACAAAGATTAATACACTCGATCTTTCTCATAACAATATATCCAgtttatctaaaatatttctagaatcattaataaatttacaatactTAGATCTGTCATTTAATAGTATCCATTCTTTAGAAGATTGTAGTCTAACAgttttaaattctttgaaagcaattcatataaataacaattttattattacactaAATATGCAAGCATTACCAAAGACATTGATTGAATTACATTCTGGATATAatcaaatttcgaaaatacTATACAATTTGGATTATATTGAAGTATTAAATCTACAGCACAACAATATTTCTGAATTACATGCAAACATAATAACAGATAATTTACAACATCTGAATATTAGTGGAAATATGTTATCAAGTTTTCCAAATGTTATAtctgaaaatttgaaagtgttAGACATatctaacaataaattaacttATGTTCCTGAAGTaatatctattaaaaatttcccATTGCTGTTCCATTTTGATGTTAGCCAAAATCCTATTGAAAATTTGACAATTAGCTCTGATTTAAagttaaattcatttattgcAAGTAAAATGAGTATGTTAAAAGCTATTGATGAAAGTACATTAGCAAATTTGAGATCACCATCGAATGGTTGCATTCATCTTACTATATCCAATAACAAAATGTTATCTTTCATTCATAAAGATGCTTTGAGATACATGACTCTCTGTTCA tTAGATTTGAGTAATAATCAACTTTCCTATGTCGCAAAAGAGCTGGTTGTAcgtaacaataattctatgatATACAGTGTTAATCTACAAAGAAATCCATTTATATGTAATTGTACACTACAATGGATGTTAAGTGATTTGGTTCCACAACTTTATTCCATCCAGCCCCACCTTTTAGATGATTTGAG GTGTGCTTCGCCTCCAGAAATGTCAAACATAAGAATGGTACATTGGTACGGATGGAAAGACGAAATTTTTTGTGTTAATACATCAGTCTTTAAAGAAAATCTTGCAATGAATGTTGCCAATGTAATGTCTAACGAAGTAGTACATTTTGATTCTAGTACTGGTTTGCTAGTTGTTGTAGGCATAGCTACAACTGTATTAACACTTTTAATAGTAGGAGGCATTCTATGGACACAACGAATAAccataagaaaaagaagagtcaataggaaattttaa
- the LOC139997797 gene encoding DNA polymerase delta subunit 3: MFAESLLEYLETVTEYIFDNDKLVTYKWLSKELEVHVNIAKQILWEFWQRYKKEKDFNCTFLLIGVLHDGGMRVEIVREKDLLTAKEKYSKIISEHIYSIQKVLPEIQLLGLTENGDIKFSAIKCIPNNDRNDEEMHMFRWGIMSREVESVPQEKTQSISEPIKEKEILSSEEKQIAKKKNADRKGFDNLFGKVNSKQKSPPVSSNTEIMEVDASSHTKEIFKNIGAGKKKNVKKGESSGFFQANKNHTKTTDFSDKNKSSNSSDKDNSTNSLSEKIVEEKIVPKSNSKQKQNVRGKKRNRSKDTKNTVNKRKRITIQSDSSGSESSDNEQGSELDLPSSPENPPAFVKKCSVSPPQVKLENGKRKVLKTVDKTFEEDGFLVTKKVHVYESCSEEEAEIVEVKNQKKIVAPESLSEIKGKKNTKQTTLMNFFKKS; encoded by the coding sequence GTAACCTACAAATGGTTAAGCAAAGAACTGGAAGTTCACGTCAATATAGCAAAACAAATTCTATGGGAATTTTGGCAAAGAtacaaaaaggagaaagatttTAATTGCACCTTTTTGCTAATCGGAGTTTTGCATGATGGTGGTATGCGAGTTGAAATTGTCAGAGAAAAAGATCTATTAAcagcaaaagaaaaatatagtaaaattatttccgAACATATTTATAGTATTCAAAAAGTACTTCCTGAGATACAACTGCTTGGGTTAACTGAAAATGGAGATATTAAATTCAGTGCCATTAAATGCATTCCGAACAATGATCGTAATGATGAAGAGATGCATATGTTCCGTTGGGGTATCATGTCAAGAGAAGTTGAATCTGTTCCTCAAGAAAAGACACAATCAATATCTGAACCaatcaaagaaaaagagatattAAGCTCAGAAGAGAAGCAAAttgctaaaaagaaaaatgctgACAGAAAAGGTTTTGATAATTTGTTTGGGAAAGTCAATAGTAAACAAAAAAGTCCACCTGTATCATCTAATACAGAAATAATGGAAGTGGATGCTTCTAGTCatacaaaagaaatatttaaaaatattggtgctggaaaaaagaaaaatgtaaaaaagggAGAATCAAGTGGATTTTTTCAAGCAAATAAGAATCATACGAAGACTACAGATTtttcagataaaaataaaagttcaaATTCTTCAGATAAAGACAACAGCACAAATTCTTTATCAGAAAAAATTGTAGAAGAGAAAATTGTTCCAAAAAGTAATTCTAAACAAAAGCAGAATGTAAGAGGGAAAAAACGTAATCGTAGCAAAGACACCAAGAATACTGTTAATAAGAGAAAACGTATTACAATTCAGAGTGATTCTAGTGGTTCAGAATCTTCTGATAATGAACAAGGATCAGAACTAGATTTACCATCTTCACCTGAAAATCCTCCTGCTTTTGTAAAGAAATGTTCTGTTTCCCCACCACAAGTCAAACTTGAAAATGGAAAACGTAAGGTTTTAAAAACAGTAGATAAAACATTTGAAGAAGATGGTTTTCTTGTCACAAAAAAGGTACATGTTTATGAAAGTTGTTCtgaagaagaagcagaaatTGTAGAAGTAAAAAACCAAAAGAAGATAGTGGCACCTGAATCACTTTCAGAAatcaaaggaaagaaaaacactAAACAAACTACTTTGatgaatttctttaaaaagtcatag